The following coding sequences lie in one Pontibacter sp. G13 genomic window:
- a CDS encoding bile acid:sodium symporter family protein, whose protein sequence is MKRIQQLGLLLSPVALLAAGALFLWTDWTLAAGILLVSGLVALSIGAQLHPKTKGFSFTITIFAAVAASLIWPAPFVSIGGFPLKKLIVPLLQVIMFGMGTTMSLQDFAGVARMPKGVLVGVLCQFTLMPLIGVGLAKVAGFPPEIAAGIILVGASPSGLASNVMAYLARANVALSVTLTAVATLLAPLMTPLWMRYLAGEYIPVDFWAMMESIFRMVILPVAVGLLLNRLLRDRAEWLRKLMPLVSMAAIALIIAVITGNGRDNLLEIGLLLMVACLVHNLLGYGLGYGICRLLGMPEADCRTISLEVGMQNSGLASGIAIEMGRIATLGLAPAVFGPMMNITGSTLATWWRGKNTAPELQEEAQRDA, encoded by the coding sequence ATGAAACGAATACAACAACTTGGACTGTTGCTGTCCCCTGTCGCCTTGCTGGCGGCGGGGGCTTTGTTCCTCTGGACCGATTGGACTCTGGCGGCCGGCATCTTGTTGGTGAGTGGCCTCGTGGCGCTGTCGATCGGTGCCCAGCTCCATCCCAAGACGAAGGGCTTCTCCTTCACCATCACCATTTTCGCGGCGGTGGCGGCCTCGCTCATCTGGCCGGCTCCATTTGTCTCGATCGGGGGCTTTCCGCTCAAGAAGCTGATCGTGCCCTTGCTGCAGGTGATCATGTTCGGGATGGGGACGACGATGAGCCTGCAGGACTTTGCAGGTGTCGCCCGGATGCCCAAGGGGGTATTGGTGGGGGTATTGTGCCAATTCACCCTGATGCCGCTGATCGGGGTGGGACTGGCCAAGGTGGCGGGATTTCCGCCTGAGATCGCCGCGGGGATCATCTTGGTGGGCGCATCTCCCAGTGGACTCGCTTCGAATGTCATGGCCTATCTCGCCCGTGCCAATGTCGCCCTTTCGGTGACCCTGACAGCGGTGGCCACGCTACTGGCGCCTCTGATGACTCCGCTTTGGATGCGGTATCTGGCGGGAGAATACATCCCGGTGGATTTCTGGGCGATGATGGAGAGCATCTTCCGCATGGTCATCCTTCCGGTTGCGGTGGGGCTGCTGCTCAATCGCCTGTTGAGGGACCGCGCCGAGTGGCTCCGGAAACTGATGCCGCTGGTGTCGATGGCTGCGATCGCCCTGATCATCGCCGTCATCACCGGCAATGGCCGGGACAATCTGCTGGAAATCGGCCTGCTGCTCATGGTTGCGTGCCTCGTCCACAACCTGCTCGGCTATGGACTGGGATACGGCATCTGCCGCCTACTCGGAATGCCCGAGGCGGATTGCCGCACGATCTCGCTGGAAGTGGGCATGCAGAACAGTGGACTGGCTTCGGGAATCGCCATCGAGATGGGACGTATCGCGACCCTCGGGTTGGCGCCTGCGGTATTCGGTCCGATGATGAACATCACCGGTTCCACCTTGGCGACCTGGTGGCGCGGCAAGAATACTGCTCCCGAACTTCAGGAAGAGGCCCAAAGAGACGCTTGA
- a CDS encoding SMP-30/gluconolactonase/LRE family protein, whose amino-acid sequence MDAHIGGKMVVWQENPVLCRPEPAFLSVPDCEPAIFAVSSGKLNNPLYFMTFNWIALIALIAGAGIAAGLTACGSPQQTAQSEPVEKTAAEAPAEIAPSVVRKSDALDALVPADAQVEILAEGFKWSEGPVWVPALDAVLFTDVPNNKIHKWSESDGLTLYLEPSGYTGPDSNYNQGGNGLLLDAEGRLVICQHGDRRVAIMDAPLDQPAPNFITLADLYDGKRFNSPNDLVFAKNGDMYFTDPPYGLPKQDENPSKEIDFSGVFRRDTEGKVHLVTPKLTRPNGIVLSLDESILYVNNSDRENPVTMAYDLDESGAITGGKVFFDYSEWSGQPDYKGAPDGIRVHPTGNIFSTGPGGVWVFSAAGEPLGLIRTERRGIANLCFGNDGQYLYITAADALMRVPLVAGS is encoded by the coding sequence GTGGATGCACATATCGGGGGTAAAATGGTCGTCTGGCAGGAAAATCCCGTCCTGTGTCGTCCTGAACCCGCTTTTCTGTCGGTCCCGGATTGTGAACCCGCGATCTTTGCCGTAAGTTCGGGAAAGTTGAACAATCCACTCTATTTTATGACCTTTAACTGGATAGCCTTGATAGCCTTGATAGCCGGGGCAGGAATCGCAGCTGGCCTGACCGCCTGTGGATCCCCCCAACAAACTGCCCAATCTGAACCTGTAGAGAAGACCGCCGCCGAGGCGCCCGCGGAGATTGCGCCCAGCGTGGTGCGCAAGTCCGATGCGCTGGATGCCCTCGTACCTGCCGATGCGCAGGTGGAGATCCTCGCCGAAGGATTCAAGTGGTCTGAAGGCCCTGTGTGGGTGCCTGCATTGGATGCGGTGCTCTTCACCGATGTGCCGAACAACAAGATCCACAAATGGAGCGAGTCCGACGGACTGACGCTCTATCTCGAACCATCCGGATACACCGGTCCCGACAGCAACTACAACCAGGGCGGCAATGGCCTCCTGTTGGATGCCGAAGGCCGATTGGTGATCTGCCAGCATGGCGACCGGAGGGTGGCGATCATGGATGCGCCACTGGACCAACCTGCCCCGAACTTTATCACGTTGGCGGATCTGTATGATGGCAAGCGCTTCAACAGCCCCAACGATCTGGTATTTGCCAAGAATGGGGACATGTACTTCACCGATCCTCCTTACGGATTGCCGAAGCAGGACGAAAACCCGTCCAAGGAGATCGACTTCAGCGGGGTATTCCGCCGCGATACCGAAGGTAAGGTCCACTTGGTCACGCCCAAGCTCACACGTCCCAATGGCATTGTACTGTCTCTGGATGAATCCATCCTGTACGTCAACAACTCCGATCGCGAGAATCCGGTCACGATGGCCTACGATCTGGACGAATCCGGAGCGATCACCGGTGGCAAGGTATTCTTCGATTACTCCGAATGGAGTGGGCAGCCCGACTACAAGGGCGCACCCGATGGAATCCGCGTCCATCCTACCGGGAATATCTTCTCCACCGGCCCGGGCGGTGTCTGGGTCTTCAGTGCAGCAGGAGAACCTTTGGGGTTGATCCGTACGGAACGCCGCGGAATCGCCAACCTCTGCTTCGGCAATGACGGCCAGTACCTCTATATCACGGCAGCCGATGCCCTGATGCGTGTCCCATTGGTGGCAGGTTCTTGA
- a CDS encoding NrtR DNA-binding winged helix domain-containing protein has translation MPRYSPEGSLPCITIDCTIFGFDNFALKVLLVKRDIEPQKGMWALPGGWVGDREDLDDAARRILEEATNLKDIYMDQVKTFGRVDRFPDNRILTVSYAALINPLSHRLQQGPEVSDVKWMDVKEVPPLTFDHGEILQASLNHLKQQVRMEPISFELLPAKFTIPQILGLYESILDTKLDRRNFRKKLLRMNILEKLEEKQTGGAHRAADLYRFDRANYERLIEEEGFVYDF, from the coding sequence ATGCCCAGATATTCCCCAGAAGGAAGCCTTCCCTGTATCACCATCGACTGCACCATCTTCGGATTCGACAACTTCGCGCTGAAGGTGCTGTTGGTCAAACGCGACATCGAACCGCAAAAGGGGATGTGGGCGCTGCCCGGTGGATGGGTCGGCGACCGGGAGGATCTCGACGATGCCGCACGCCGCATCCTGGAAGAGGCCACCAACCTCAAGGATATCTACATGGATCAGGTCAAGACCTTCGGCCGGGTGGACCGATTTCCGGACAACCGCATCCTCACCGTATCCTACGCAGCCCTCATCAATCCCCTCAGCCACCGCCTTCAACAAGGACCCGAGGTCAGCGATGTCAAGTGGATGGATGTCAAGGAAGTACCCCCCCTGACCTTCGACCATGGGGAGATCCTACAAGCTTCCCTCAACCACCTCAAGCAGCAGGTCCGGATGGAGCCCATCTCTTTCGAACTCCTCCCCGCCAAGTTCACCATCCCCCAGATCCTCGGACTCTACGAATCCATCCTCGACACCAAGCTCGATCGCCGAAACTTCCGCAAGAAGCTCCTCCGCATGAACATCCTCGAAAAGCTAGAGGAAAAGCAGACAGGCGGCGCGCACCGGGCAGCAGACCTCTATCGATTCGACCGGGCCAACTACGAGCGACTCATCGAAGAGGAGGGATTTGTCTATGACTTCTGA
- a CDS encoding TonB-dependent receptor domain-containing protein, translating to MLHAQTAQLSGQVVDSLDRVGLAYASVALFDLDTQQQVTGVLADSTGSFRLTGLSSGTYRLQVRFMGYRTYELTPLELPQGAALDLQQIPIQPTTRILDEIEIAGRQRKTLHQVDRQVFDAEQFQQAQGGTAVDVLRNLPGVSVDAQGQISMRGSSGFVVMLDGRQVQMDAATLLAQLPANAIEHIEILTTPSAKYDPDGTAGIINITTRKGAADGWFVQLNGLIGAPSIEPYGNAEASRRWGGDATINYRKGDWDVSAGLDYRRDDLAGRRVGYVNSYLGGVLTEFPSEGERSFDKTRYSGRLSATYSPNKDHQLSMSFLVGDRTQYRTADILYAPQQRLAISEADFRGVEAYWDLYREQGSIFTQGDVVDSLTYYNENLRVREGDFLIGGIDYTWKLDGQGTLAFSALYERTLLGGPTENVVLGGPDLADSLQFQYNTNDNPLDGLRVKADYRRKLGDADWESGYQYRMLYHPGDFLYQDRDFANDEWVDNPVFTNRIELRRQIHGVYTQLSGTWHKLQYVAGVRVEYMDRQVTIAKPDTTYAYQIVQPFPTLNLRYPLGESTALKAGYSRRIQRTTTFKMTPFPEREHNETLEQGDAELLPEFIDLAEIGIVHNWGDQSVFLNTYYRHVQNVINRVNTVYNDSVLNRIYTNAGNAQAIGAEAGADLYPAKWCQLHLGGNVYQYRIQGTLFGDEIDVANLIYSINANAQFDLTGTLSLQAGFNYLSERVTAQGRDSRYYNPSLTLRKTFLDGKLAASVQWLSIDMGLLESNEQRITTVRPDFFTTTNYIYEVDRVMFSIQYRFNQPAGKVKFIQSEFGESEY from the coding sequence ATGCTTCATGCACAGACCGCCCAACTCTCCGGGCAGGTAGTGGATTCCCTCGATCGCGTAGGCCTGGCGTATGCCAGCGTGGCCCTTTTCGACTTAGACACCCAACAGCAAGTCACCGGAGTACTCGCCGATTCGACTGGCTCCTTCCGACTCACAGGGCTCTCCTCGGGTACCTACAGGCTCCAAGTCCGATTCATGGGATACCGCACCTACGAGCTCACTCCCCTCGAACTCCCCCAAGGCGCCGCCCTCGATCTCCAGCAGATCCCCATCCAACCCACAACCCGGATACTCGACGAGATCGAAATCGCCGGAAGGCAGCGCAAAACCCTCCATCAAGTGGACCGGCAGGTCTTCGATGCCGAACAGTTCCAGCAGGCACAGGGAGGAACCGCCGTGGATGTCCTCCGCAATCTACCCGGTGTATCGGTCGATGCGCAGGGTCAGATCTCCATGCGCGGGAGTTCGGGATTTGTCGTGATGCTCGACGGCAGGCAGGTCCAGATGGATGCGGCGACCCTATTGGCACAGCTCCCCGCCAATGCCATCGAGCACATCGAGATCCTCACCACCCCATCGGCCAAGTACGATCCGGACGGCACCGCGGGCATCATCAACATCACCACCCGCAAAGGCGCGGCCGATGGCTGGTTTGTACAGCTCAATGGCCTGATCGGAGCACCCAGCATCGAACCCTACGGCAATGCCGAAGCCAGCCGTAGATGGGGCGGCGATGCCACCATCAACTACCGCAAGGGCGACTGGGATGTCTCTGCGGGATTGGACTACCGCCGCGATGACCTCGCCGGGCGACGCGTCGGCTATGTCAACAGTTATCTCGGTGGAGTACTCACCGAATTTCCCTCCGAGGGCGAGCGCAGTTTCGACAAGACCCGGTACTCCGGGAGGCTCTCCGCCACCTACAGTCCCAACAAGGATCACCAGCTCTCCATGAGTTTCCTCGTCGGGGACCGCACCCAATACCGCACGGCCGACATCCTCTATGCGCCCCAGCAGCGACTCGCCATTTCCGAGGCGGATTTCCGGGGGGTAGAGGCATACTGGGATCTTTATCGGGAACAGGGCTCGATATTCACACAAGGGGATGTCGTGGACAGCCTGACCTACTACAATGAAAACCTCCGCGTCCGGGAGGGGGATTTCCTCATCGGGGGCATTGACTACACCTGGAAGCTAGACGGCCAAGGCACGCTCGCATTCTCCGCCCTGTACGAGCGTACCCTACTGGGCGGCCCCACCGAGAATGTCGTGCTCGGCGGGCCGGATCTCGCCGATTCCCTCCAGTTCCAGTACAACACCAACGACAATCCCCTCGACGGTCTCCGCGTCAAGGCAGACTACCGCCGCAAGCTCGGCGACGCCGATTGGGAGAGTGGGTACCAATACCGCATGCTCTACCATCCGGGGGACTTCCTCTATCAGGATCGCGACTTCGCCAATGACGAGTGGGTCGACAATCCCGTATTCACCAATCGCATCGAGCTCCGCAGGCAGATTCACGGCGTCTACACCCAGCTCTCCGGCACCTGGCACAAACTCCAGTACGTGGCGGGCGTTCGGGTCGAGTACATGGACCGTCAAGTCACCATCGCCAAGCCCGACACGACCTATGCGTACCAGATCGTCCAGCCATTCCCCACACTCAACCTCCGATATCCCCTCGGCGAATCCACCGCCCTCAAAGCCGGATACAGCCGCCGGATACAGCGCACCACCACCTTCAAGATGACGCCATTTCCGGAGCGGGAGCACAACGAGACCCTCGAACAGGGAGATGCCGAGCTGCTGCCGGAATTCATCGATCTGGCCGAGATCGGCATCGTCCACAACTGGGGCGATCAGTCGGTATTCCTCAATACCTACTACCGACACGTCCAGAACGTCATCAACCGCGTCAACACCGTCTATAACGACTCCGTCCTCAACCGCATCTACACCAATGCCGGCAACGCACAGGCCATCGGCGCCGAAGCCGGAGCGGATCTCTATCCCGCCAAGTGGTGCCAGCTGCATCTCGGCGGCAACGTCTACCAGTACCGCATTCAGGGCACGCTGTTCGGAGACGAAATCGACGTGGCCAACCTCATCTACTCGATCAATGCCAACGCACAATTCGACCTGACCGGCACCCTCAGCCTACAAGCCGGATTCAACTACCTCTCCGAGCGCGTGACGGCACAGGGACGCGATTCTCGCTACTACAACCCCAGCCTCACCCTCCGCAAGACCTTCCTCGATGGCAAGCTGGCCGCATCGGTCCAGTGGCTCAGCATCGACATGGGACTCCTCGAGAGCAACGAGCAACGCATCACCACTGTCCGCCCCGACTTCTTCACCACGACCAACTATATCTATGAAGTCGACCGCGTGATGTTCAGCATCCAGTACCGGTTCAACCAGCCCGCCGGCAAAGTCAAGTTCATCCAGAGTGAATTCGGCGAATCCGAGTACTAG
- a CDS encoding glycoside hydrolase family 3 N-terminal domain-containing protein, with protein sequence MNDQFIPDEAATRMTELRQREAAAHPEIEARVQSLLEQMTLPEKVGQMTQITHSAVLEEVILNEDGSPGDDFSLDPNKVETLVRDYHIGSFLNGIAVSAEEWYAYSQTVQETNLRTHRLQIPIIYGIDHMHGTNYVDNATIFPHRLNLAATFDPAHSAAEARVIGRESADLGHPWIFAPVLDIGRNPHFPRFYETYGEDPILCSRMGAAFVEALQDHDDIAPYKQAACAKHFIGYSDPRSGWDRGPAEISDQTLYEFFVPPFRAAVDAGVKTFMINGGEINGIPVHASYRLLTGLLREELGFEGVAVTDWEDVIRLHTVHRVAETPKEAVYIAIMAGVDMSMTPFTTEFCDLLVELVEEGRIPMERIDLSVARILRLKFDLGLFDHPYPRNDRFDRIKAPEHVAASLQAARESLVLMTNDGTLPLTSGKRVLLGGPQADSKQVLAGGWTLRWIPDREEQLYPEDMHTLYTAMQESLGEDQVILASGDDWAGAAADVDAIVMAVGELPYSEGSGNIYDMTLERAQLDAVRAAIDTGKPVVLVVIAGRPRLISAVYGDCAAVVWAGLPGFEGGQAIAELLSGAINPSGKLPFSYPAHSGHWHPYNHKLMDLGHYQGLVANETHLATFGHGLSYTNFAYADLELSADRLTVGGSLTATVRVSNTGDRAGYETVLWFLQDEIGSVTRPVRELREWARVWLEPGESREVSFEIRPADHLAFWDAEGQQRLETGDFRLWVGDQEARFRLD encoded by the coding sequence ATGAATGATCAGTTCATCCCCGATGAAGCAGCAACACGCATGACTGAACTGAGACAGCGGGAGGCCGCAGCCCACCCCGAAATAGAAGCCCGAGTCCAATCCTTGCTCGAACAGATGACCCTGCCGGAGAAGGTGGGGCAGATGACCCAGATCACCCATTCCGCCGTGCTCGAGGAAGTCATCCTCAATGAGGACGGCAGTCCCGGCGACGACTTTTCCCTCGATCCGAACAAGGTCGAGACCTTGGTGCGGGACTACCACATCGGCTCGTTCCTCAACGGGATCGCCGTATCGGCCGAGGAATGGTACGCATATTCCCAGACCGTGCAGGAGACCAATCTCCGCACCCATCGCCTGCAGATCCCGATCATCTACGGGATCGATCACATGCACGGCACCAATTACGTCGACAATGCCACGATCTTCCCCCATCGCCTGAACCTTGCGGCGACCTTCGATCCCGCCCACTCGGCGGCAGAGGCGCGGGTGATCGGCCGCGAATCTGCGGACCTGGGACATCCTTGGATCTTCGCGCCCGTGCTGGACATCGGCCGCAATCCCCATTTCCCGCGATTCTACGAGACGTATGGCGAGGACCCGATCCTGTGCAGCCGTATGGGAGCCGCATTTGTCGAGGCCCTACAGGACCACGACGATATCGCCCCCTACAAGCAGGCGGCCTGCGCCAAGCACTTCATCGGTTACAGCGATCCGCGCTCCGGCTGGGATCGCGGACCTGCCGAGATCTCCGACCAGACGCTCTACGAGTTCTTCGTGCCGCCCTTCCGCGCTGCCGTGGACGCGGGCGTGAAGACCTTTATGATCAATGGCGGAGAGATCAACGGGATTCCCGTGCATGCCTCATATCGACTCCTGACGGGACTACTCCGCGAGGAACTCGGGTTTGAAGGCGTGGCCGTGACCGACTGGGAAGATGTCATCCGGCTCCACACCGTCCATCGCGTGGCCGAGACGCCCAAGGAGGCGGTATACATCGCCATCATGGCGGGTGTGGACATGTCCATGACCCCGTTCACGACGGAGTTCTGCGATCTGTTGGTGGAACTGGTCGAGGAGGGACGGATTCCGATGGAACGGATCGACCTGTCCGTGGCCCGTATCCTTCGGTTGAAATTCGATCTGGGGCTCTTCGATCATCCCTATCCCCGCAACGACCGATTTGACCGGATCAAGGCGCCCGAGCATGTGGCCGCGTCGTTGCAAGCCGCGCGCGAGTCCCTCGTCCTGATGACGAATGACGGCACGCTGCCCTTGACTTCCGGCAAGCGCGTCTTGTTGGGAGGACCCCAGGCTGACTCCAAGCAGGTCTTGGCGGGGGGATGGACGCTGCGCTGGATTCCGGATCGGGAGGAACAACTGTACCCCGAGGATATGCATACCCTGTACACCGCCATGCAGGAATCGTTGGGCGAGGATCAGGTGATATTGGCCAGTGGAGATGACTGGGCCGGAGCGGCTGCCGATGTCGATGCGATCGTGATGGCGGTGGGAGAATTGCCCTACTCCGAAGGCTCCGGAAATATCTACGACATGACCTTGGAGCGTGCCCAGCTCGATGCTGTGCGCGCCGCCATCGACACTGGCAAGCCGGTGGTACTGGTGGTGATCGCCGGACGTCCGCGCCTGATTTCAGCGGTGTATGGAGATTGTGCGGCGGTGGTATGGGCGGGACTGCCCGGATTCGAGGGGGGGCAGGCGATTGCCGAGCTGTTGTCCGGCGCGATCAATCCCTCGGGCAAATTGCCGTTTTCCTACCCGGCGCATTCGGGACACTGGCACCCGTACAACCACAAGCTCATGGATCTGGGGCACTATCAGGGACTCGTGGCCAATGAGACCCACTTGGCGACCTTTGGCCACGGATTGAGCTACACGAATTTTGCCTATGCAGATCTCGAGTTGAGTGCCGATCGGTTGACGGTCGGCGGCTCACTCACCGCGACCGTGCGGGTCTCCAACACCGGAGATCGCGCGGGATACGAGACCGTCCTATGGTTCTTGCAGGACGAGATCGGAAGTGTCACCCGCCCGGTCCGCGAACTCCGGGAATGGGCGCGCGTCTGGCTCGAGCCCGGCGAATCCCGCGAGGTGTCATTCGAGATCCGCCCCGCCGATCATCTGGCCTTCTGGGATGCCGAGGGGCAACAACGACTTGAGACCGGGGACTTCCGCCTGTGGGTGGGCGATCAGGAGGCCCGATTTAGATTGGATTGA
- a CDS encoding MFS transporter produces the protein MDDRLAQRAHAPLRAGNYRWELLFWLWWAYFLGQADKQVYNVVLTPLRDDLGLTDADMGMVATILLWVLALSVPVAGYLGDRFQRSKVIAWSVVGWASMAILTGFAGHIWVLVAFRSIAVATGEAPFGPSAVALLADWHDRTRSLAFSIFQTSLYVGVIVSGTLAGYVGERWGWRPAFWLFGSVALLLAVVLAFRLRERPPSIPAQPHVSVKLSEAVRACWASPAARWLTLAFSCMVFTGVGFLTWMPTLIHEELGFPRARPGFTPISGTMSRHSSGC, from the coding sequence ATGGATGATCGACTCGCACAGCGCGCGCATGCCCCGCTTCGGGCGGGCAACTACCGATGGGAACTGCTCTTCTGGCTCTGGTGGGCCTACTTTCTGGGGCAGGCGGACAAGCAGGTCTACAATGTCGTCCTGACGCCCCTGCGGGACGATCTGGGACTGACCGACGCGGACATGGGCATGGTGGCGACGATCCTGTTGTGGGTGCTGGCCCTTTCGGTGCCCGTGGCAGGCTATCTTGGAGATCGGTTCCAGCGCTCCAAGGTGATCGCATGGAGCGTGGTGGGATGGGCCTCCATGGCGATCCTCACAGGATTTGCAGGGCACATCTGGGTGCTGGTGGCGTTCCGGTCGATTGCCGTGGCCACCGGCGAAGCCCCATTCGGCCCCTCCGCGGTGGCACTGTTGGCCGATTGGCACGACAGGACCCGTTCGCTCGCCTTCTCCATCTTCCAGACCTCGCTGTATGTCGGCGTGATCGTCTCCGGTACGCTGGCGGGCTATGTGGGAGAGCGTTGGGGATGGCGTCCGGCATTTTGGCTGTTTGGATCGGTGGCGCTCCTGCTGGCCGTGGTGCTGGCGTTTCGCCTTCGGGAACGACCCCCATCCATTCCCGCCCAACCCCATGTCTCCGTGAAGCTCTCCGAAGCGGTCCGCGCCTGTTGGGCGAGTCCCGCGGCACGCTGGCTCACCTTGGCCTTCAGCTGCATGGTCTTCACCGGAGTGGGATTCCTCACCTGGATGCCCACGCTGATCCACGAAGAACTGGGATTCCCGCGGGCAAGGCCGGGTTTCACGCCAATTTCTGGCACCATGTCGCGGCATTCCTCGGGGTGCTGA
- a CDS encoding GntR family transcriptional regulator: MPQILTSKLDRIDQNSRLPKYRQVINTILCDINQELFKPGDRIPSINETSEEYYLSRDTVEKAYKELSRRGIITSIPGKGYYVNANSELAKLKVLVAVDELSDTKKVLYQSFVKTLGKYASVTLHVHHGQFKCFEHLLLDHLGEYDHYVVMPHFREPASKVMEVLRKIPRNKLLVLDRMVPGLPDNTSAVYQRFSQDIYEALHSGASLLEKYRKFYLVAPADSSYPEEIQAGFTTFCQSTKLPYEIVPHLQGHDVQAGSAYFTLNQRDLLHLIKTSRNQGLTPGQELGVLAYGDTPVNEVLAGGITALTTDQQRMGQTAADMILNKRRIQVHNPFYLVERHSL; the protein is encoded by the coding sequence ATGCCTCAAATCCTCACCAGCAAACTGGACCGGATCGACCAGAATTCCCGGTTGCCCAAATATCGCCAAGTCATCAACACCATCCTGTGCGACATCAACCAGGAGTTGTTCAAGCCCGGCGACCGGATTCCCTCCATCAACGAGACCAGCGAGGAGTACTACCTCTCCCGCGACACGGTCGAGAAGGCCTACAAGGAACTGAGCCGTCGGGGGATCATCACCTCCATTCCGGGCAAGGGCTACTACGTCAACGCCAATTCGGAGCTGGCCAAGCTCAAGGTGCTGGTTGCGGTAGATGAGCTGAGCGACACCAAGAAGGTCCTGTACCAATCATTTGTCAAGACGCTGGGCAAATATGCCAGTGTGACCCTGCATGTCCACCATGGGCAGTTCAAATGCTTCGAGCATCTGCTGCTGGACCATCTGGGTGAATACGACCACTACGTCGTGATGCCCCACTTCCGGGAGCCCGCATCGAAGGTCATGGAAGTCCTGCGAAAGATTCCCCGCAACAAGCTGTTGGTGCTGGACCGCATGGTCCCCGGCCTTCCTGACAACACCTCCGCCGTCTACCAGCGATTTTCGCAGGATATCTACGAGGCGCTTCATTCGGGAGCTTCCCTGCTGGAGAAATACCGAAAGTTCTACCTGGTCGCTCCTGCCGACAGTTCCTATCCGGAAGAGATCCAAGCGGGATTCACGACCTTCTGCCAATCCACCAAGCTCCCCTACGAAATCGTCCCCCATCTTCAAGGCCATGATGTCCAGGCTGGGTCGGCCTATTTCACCCTCAACCAGCGGGATCTCCTGCACCTGATCAAGACTTCCCGCAACCAAGGGCTCACCCCCGGACAGGAGCTGGGCGTGTTGGCATACGGGGACACCCCCGTCAACGAAGTGCTGGCAGGCGGTATCACCGCGCTGACCACCGACCAACAGCGCATGGGGCAGACCGCAGCCGATATGATCCTCAATAAGCGTCGGATACAGGTCCACAATCCTTTCTACCTCGTTGAACGCCATTCATTGTAG